In a single window of the Drosophila albomicans strain 15112-1751.03 chromosome 3, ASM965048v2, whole genome shotgun sequence genome:
- the LOC117567157 gene encoding methylosome subunit pICln — MVLIMPISPPEHGLLYTANNIKLKLGDKVVGQGTIYISQNTLSWQPVDLQEGISIEWKQVSLHGISSNPRKCIYFMLDRKVEWEGVYMGRSLEINGQNGANDEQQRNAAAAVVNNDVDEGNGSDDLDDDEDDDNFEDAVDQQLDDVTECWLLPDDIHTVDTMYNAMTTCQALHPDSADSNSEDSDPMEDAGGVGMAFDDQDMVEDVLTLGRNGGEVGGMQNLSLDDDDERFEDADE, encoded by the exons ATGGTATTAATAATGCCTATTAGCCCTCCTGAGCATGGTCTCTTGTACACGGCTAACAATATTAAACTAAAACTTGGCGATAAAGTCGTTGGCCAAGGCACTATATATATTTCGCAAAA CACGCTTTCTTGGCAACCGGTGGATCTCCAAGAGGGCATTTCGATTGAGTGGAAGCAAGTCAGCTTACATGGCATTTCTTCGAATCccaggaaatgtatttacTTTATGCTGGATCGCAAAGTGGAATGGGAAGGAGTCTACATGGGACGTAGTCTCGAAATCAATGGCCAGAATGGTGCTAACGATGAGCAACAGCGtaatgctgctgcagcagttgttAACAACGATGTAGATGAGGGCAATGGTAGTGATGACCTAGACGATGACGAGGACGATGACAACTTTGAGGATGCAGTCGATCAGCAACTAGACGATGTTACCGAGTGCTGGCTGCTGCCCGATGATATACACACTGTGGACACCATGTACAATGCTATGACCACTTGTCAGGCATTACATCCTGACTCGGCGGACAGCAACTCGGAGGATAGCGATCCCATGGAGGATGCTGGTGGCGTTGGCATGGCCTTTGATGATCAGGACATGGTGGAGGATGTCCTTACACTGGGTCGCAATGGTGGCGAAGTTGGCGGCATGCAGAATCTTAGCcttgacgatgatgatgagcgcTTTGAGGACGCGGACGAATAA
- the LOC117567158 gene encoding uncharacterized protein LOC117567158 — MSITLDFDIQQLDNKRPMQLHYLPAKIVGDGECTDVDKHFNNYTRDTPEFGKGILSNALRGYPLLGKRESVPKGYKGLVLQETDENQADRQLRLTGTFQDFTYWNYDKVPSKGDGYQQALVMLEVAEALAAPISEDALENEMKLQQQAKKENA; from the exons ATGTCAATTACTTTGGATTTTGATATTCAGCAATTGGACAACAAGAGACCAATGCAGCTGCACTATTTACCAGCCAAAATCGTTGGTGACGGCGAGTGCACAGATGTCGATAAACACTTTAACAATTATACGCGTGATACGCCAGAATTCGGCAAAGGCATTTTATCAAATGCTCTTAGAGGATATCCACTACTTGGAAAGCGGGAATCAGTGCCCAAGGGATACAAAGGCCTCGTACTGCAGGAGACGGATGAAAACCAAGCAGATCGACAACTGAGACTGACAGGCACATTCCAAGACTTCACGTATTGGAATTATGATAAAGTACCCTCCAAGGGAGATGGCTATCAGCAGGCATTGGTCATGTTAGAAGTGGCCGAAGCG TTAGCAGCGCCCATAAGCGAAGATGCGCTGGAAAACGAGatgaagctgcagcagcaggccaaaaaagaaaacgcttAA